A single region of the Acidimicrobiales bacterium genome encodes:
- a CDS encoding alpha/beta hydrolase has product MPTAHLNGIDVHFERAGEGSRVLFCNGSGQSLDTSRPLVEAFTARFDTVAHDQRGLGRTAVPPGPYTMADYAADALAVADHVGWDTFALVGISFGGMVAQEVAVTAPERIERLALLCTSPGGAGGSSYPLHELRDLDPDERARTAMQVMDTRFDEQWLADHPGDRLFVQAIADRPAPAPGSDAERGMVEQMEARRGHDVWDRLDRITCPTLVCAGRFDGIAPPANAEAIASRVPGAELRLYEGGHAFFAQDPAAFPDLFAFLAS; this is encoded by the coding sequence GTGCCCACCGCCCACCTCAACGGGATCGACGTCCACTTCGAGCGGGCCGGCGAAGGTTCCCGTGTCCTCTTCTGCAACGGCTCGGGCCAGAGCCTCGACACCAGCCGTCCGCTGGTGGAGGCCTTCACCGCCCGCTTCGACACCGTCGCCCACGACCAACGCGGCCTGGGCCGGACCGCCGTGCCCCCCGGCCCGTACACGATGGCCGACTACGCCGCCGACGCCCTCGCCGTCGCCGACCATGTCGGGTGGGACACCTTCGCCCTCGTGGGCATCAGCTTCGGCGGGATGGTCGCCCAGGAGGTGGCCGTCACCGCCCCGGAGCGGATCGAGCGCCTCGCCCTGTTGTGCACCTCTCCGGGAGGTGCCGGGGGGAGCAGCTACCCGCTGCACGAGCTGCGCGACCTCGACCCCGACGAACGCGCCCGGACCGCCATGCAGGTGATGGACACCCGGTTCGACGAGCAGTGGTTGGCCGACCACCCCGGCGACCGGCTGTTCGTCCAGGCGATCGCCGACCGCCCCGCGCCGGCCCCGGGCAGCGACGCCGAACGCGGCATGGTCGAGCAGATGGAGGCCCGCCGGGGCCACGACGTGTGGGACCGGCTCGATCGCATCACCTGCCCCACCCTGGTGTGCGCGGGGCGCTTCGACGGCATCGCCCCGCCGGCCAACGCCGAGGCGATCGCCTCGCGCGTCCCCGGTGCCGAGCTGCGCCTCTACGAGGGCGGGCACGCCTTCTTCGCCCAGGACCCGGCCGCTTTCCCGGACCTGTTCGCCTTCCTGGCCTCCTGA
- a CDS encoding class II fumarate hydratase — protein MAHDPTPPTVLDLAVGLAATGTRTESDSLGTIDVPADRYWGAQTQRSLEHFAIGGGHDPMPTEIHRAFGHVKKAAAQVNTRSGRMPPWMGALIERVADEVVTGQLDDHFPLAVWQSGSGTHSNMNVNEVISNRCIQLVGGELGSKRPVHPNDHVNMAQSSNDTFPTAMHIAARLMIDDHLLPALDRLRDALDAKARAWADVVKIGRTHLQDATPLTVGQEWSGWVAMLDDARRGLLADSEDLWRLAAGGTAVGTGLNTSPGFDVEIAAAIAEATGRPFVTAPNKFAAQASLDTMVRCSGGLRNLAVSLFKIGNDLRWLASGPRAGLDELRLPANEPGSSIMPGKVNPSQAEALLMVATQVMGNDATIAMAAREGNLELNTFRPVVIAALLHSVQLLGDTCDHARRLMVEGIELNRDRIARYVEESVMPVTALAPVIGYDRAAGIAHLAVEEGLTLKQAALRSGVDEDLFDRIVVPLDLTRPGTADRP, from the coding sequence ATGGCCCACGACCCCACCCCGCCCACGGTCCTCGACCTCGCCGTGGGCCTCGCCGCCACCGGGACCCGCACGGAGTCCGACTCCCTCGGCACGATCGACGTGCCCGCCGACCGCTACTGGGGGGCGCAGACCCAGCGGTCCCTCGAGCACTTCGCCATCGGCGGGGGCCACGACCCGATGCCCACGGAGATCCACCGGGCGTTCGGGCACGTGAAGAAGGCCGCTGCCCAGGTCAACACCCGGTCCGGGCGCATGCCCCCGTGGATGGGCGCGCTGATCGAACGGGTCGCCGACGAGGTCGTGACCGGCCAGCTCGACGACCACTTCCCGCTGGCCGTCTGGCAGTCCGGGTCGGGCACGCACTCGAACATGAACGTCAACGAGGTCATCTCCAACCGGTGCATCCAGCTCGTCGGCGGCGAGCTCGGCTCCAAGCGGCCGGTGCACCCCAACGACCACGTGAACATGGCCCAGTCGTCCAACGACACCTTCCCGACGGCCATGCACATCGCCGCCCGCCTCATGATCGACGACCACCTCCTCCCCGCCCTCGACCGGCTCCGCGACGCACTCGACGCCAAGGCCCGGGCCTGGGCGGACGTGGTCAAGATCGGCCGCACCCACCTCCAGGACGCCACCCCCCTCACCGTCGGTCAGGAGTGGTCCGGGTGGGTGGCCATGCTCGACGACGCCCGCCGAGGGCTGCTCGCCGACAGCGAGGACCTCTGGCGCCTGGCCGCCGGGGGCACCGCGGTCGGCACCGGGCTCAACACGTCGCCGGGGTTCGACGTCGAGATCGCCGCGGCGATCGCCGAGGCGACCGGCCGCCCGTTCGTGACCGCCCCCAACAAGTTCGCCGCCCAAGCATCCCTCGACACGATGGTCCGGTGCTCCGGGGGGCTGCGAAACCTCGCCGTCTCGCTGTTCAAGATCGGCAACGACCTGCGCTGGCTGGCCTCCGGGCCCCGGGCCGGCCTCGACGAGCTGCGCCTGCCCGCCAACGAGCCCGGCTCGTCGATCATGCCCGGGAAGGTCAACCCCTCCCAGGCCGAGGCCCTGCTCATGGTGGCCACCCAGGTCATGGGGAACGACGCCACCATCGCCATGGCCGCCCGGGAGGGGAACCTCGAGCTCAACACCTTCCGACCGGTCGTCATCGCCGCCCTCCTGCACTCGGTGCAGCTCCTCGGCGACACCTGCGACCACGCCCGCCGGCTCATGGTCGAGGGCATCGAGCTGAATCGGGACCGCATCGCCCGCTACGTCGAGGAGTCGGTCATGCCCGTCACCGCCCTCGCCCCGGTGATCGGCTACGACCGGGCGGCGGGCATCGCCCACCTCGCCGTCGAGGAGGGCCTCACCCTCAAGCAGGCGGCCCTGCGCTCCGGGGTCGACGAGGACCTCTTCGACCGGATCGTGGTGCCGCTCGACCTCACCCGACCCGGCACCGCCGACCGACCCTGA
- a CDS encoding P-II family nitrogen regulator yields MRMVTAVIKPHKLEDVKDALRGAGVQGITVDEVKGVGRQGGHTETYRGAEYTVDLLPKIKIEILADESTTGAITDAIVAAAATGKIGDGKIWITNVEEVIRIRTGERDVEAI; encoded by the coding sequence ATCCGAATGGTCACCGCGGTCATCAAGCCGCACAAACTTGAGGACGTCAAGGACGCCCTCCGAGGGGCGGGGGTCCAAGGGATCACCGTCGACGAGGTCAAGGGGGTGGGGCGCCAGGGTGGTCACACCGAGACCTACCGAGGTGCCGAGTACACCGTCGACCTCCTGCCCAAGATCAAGATCGAGATCCTCGCCGACGAGTCGACCACCGGGGCCATCACCGACGCCATCGTCGCCGCCGCGGCGACCGGGAAGATCGGCGACGGGAAGATCTGGATCACCAACGTCGAAGAGGTCATCCGCATCCGAACCGGCGAACGAGACGTGGAGGCCATCTGA
- a CDS encoding ammonium transporter, translating into MTTSPHATVAASRPFLTPSRVLLALGAVLLTLLATAGTAFAQDAEEAPTLEAVATTADTAIQSGNLVWIVIGAALVIFMQAGFAMVEVGFCRAKHAAHVVSTNLGIFFIGFVAFFLVGYPLMFGGYSYVLPGFDYGFTDAAGSALIGSGEWVFLWQGGWAGSWFDGAALLNTGATAAFFLYMVAFMDTTATIPTGSMAERWKFKSFVFWGLFCGALYYPLFGAWTWGGGWLSQLGNSLEWGNGYTDFAGSGIVHATGGVAALAGAIVLGPRLGKFTKDGKPRGLPGHNIPMAMLGTFILLFGWFGFNAASTFASSDPQIGLIAANTAIAGAFGGFTTMLWIWKRTGKPDPAMMANGLLGGLVIITAPCAFVDPWIAMVLGIVAGVIVVESVFFIERRLKVDDPVGAISVHGVCGTLGVLAVGLVANGKYGAGWNLTTTNVDAEGTALGVEGLFYGGGAGQLLSQLAGAVVIWTVMFGLAFAFFKIQNALTKGGIRSDVGEEEAGLDLPEMGVLAYPDFAGTHEGYSDGGAVTTRTPGT; encoded by the coding sequence ATGACGACGTCACCTCACGCGACGGTCGCGGCGTCGCGACCCTTCCTCACCCCTTCACGGGTGCTCCTCGCCCTCGGCGCAGTGCTCCTCACACTCCTGGCCACGGCGGGCACCGCCTTCGCCCAGGACGCCGAGGAGGCGCCCACCCTGGAGGCGGTCGCCACGACCGCCGACACCGCCATCCAGTCGGGCAACCTCGTCTGGATCGTCATCGGCGCCGCGCTGGTGATCTTCATGCAGGCCGGCTTCGCCATGGTCGAGGTCGGCTTCTGCCGGGCCAAGCACGCCGCGCACGTGGTGAGCACCAACCTGGGCATCTTCTTCATCGGGTTCGTCGCCTTCTTCCTGGTCGGCTACCCGCTCATGTTCGGTGGCTACAGCTACGTGCTCCCGGGCTTCGACTACGGCTTCACCGATGCCGCGGGCTCGGCCCTCATCGGCAGCGGCGAGTGGGTCTTCCTCTGGCAGGGAGGCTGGGCCGGGAGCTGGTTCGACGGCGCGGCGCTGCTGAACACGGGCGCCACGGCGGCGTTCTTCCTCTACATGGTGGCCTTCATGGACACCACCGCCACCATCCCGACCGGCTCCATGGCCGAGCGCTGGAAGTTCAAGTCGTTCGTCTTCTGGGGTCTGTTCTGCGGGGCGCTCTACTACCCGCTGTTCGGCGCGTGGACGTGGGGTGGCGGCTGGCTCTCCCAGCTGGGCAACTCCCTCGAGTGGGGCAACGGCTACACCGACTTCGCCGGTTCCGGGATCGTGCACGCCACGGGTGGCGTGGCCGCCCTGGCCGGCGCCATCGTGCTCGGCCCCCGGCTCGGCAAGTTCACCAAGGACGGCAAGCCCCGAGGCCTCCCCGGCCACAACATCCCCATGGCGATGCTCGGGACGTTCATCCTGCTGTTCGGATGGTTCGGCTTCAACGCCGCCTCCACGTTCGCCTCGAGCGATCCGCAGATCGGCCTGATCGCAGCCAACACCGCGATCGCCGGGGCCTTCGGCGGCTTCACCACGATGTTGTGGATCTGGAAGCGGACCGGCAAGCCGGACCCCGCCATGATGGCCAACGGCCTCCTCGGCGGCCTGGTGATCATCACCGCCCCCTGCGCCTTCGTCGATCCCTGGATCGCCATGGTCCTCGGCATCGTCGCCGGTGTGATCGTGGTCGAGTCGGTGTTCTTCATCGAGCGGCGTCTGAAGGTGGACGACCCGGTCGGTGCGATCTCCGTCCACGGCGTGTGCGGCACCCTCGGCGTCCTCGCCGTCGGCCTGGTGGCCAACGGCAAGTACGGCGCCGGCTGGAACCTCACCACCACCAACGTCGACGCCGAGGGCACGGCGCTCGGGGTCGAGGGGCTGTTCTACGGGGGCGGAGCCGGCCAGCTCCTCTCCCAGCTGGCGGGGGCCGTCGTGATCTGGACCGTGATGTTCGGTCTGGCCTTCGCCTTCTTCAAGATCCAGAACGCCCTCACCAAGGGCGGGATCCGCTCCGACGTCGGTGAGGAGGAAGCCGGTCTGGACCTCCCGGAGATGGGCGTGCTCGCCTACCCGGACTTCGCCGGCACCCATGAGGGCTACAGCGACGGCGGGGCCGTCACGACGAGGACCCCCGGGACCTAG
- a CDS encoding sodium/proton-translocating pyrophosphatase, whose translation GMASDLFESFAVTLVASIILGVSGFRGIGLGPEDAAKGLMFPLIVMGIGLLASMVGIFLVRARPGETSALKAINRGIYIAQALAIVGAGVVAFFYVGNPDGATVSNPGARVFGAILAGVILGFAASKITQYFTSTETEPVQEIAKAARTGPATTVLEGISSGLESAVWAIIAIAVAIGTAIALGGGNIGFALYLVALTGIGMLATTGIVVAEDTFGPVADNAAGIAEMSGEFEGEPERIMVSLDAVGNTTKAVTKGFAIGSAVIAAVALFASFSETIAKGTLDAAQVAAAEISGTLASLVQINVADPKTFIGLLIGGSVAFLFSSLAIRAVSRTAGTVVQEVRKQFRTKPGIMDRTEKPDYGAVIDICTSASLRELATPALLAVLTPVIIGFGIGYLALGAFLAAAIVTGQLMANFLSNSGGAWDNAKKYIEDGNQGGKGSEAHKAAVIGDTVGDPFKDTAGPALNPLIKVMNLVSLLMLPAMLSLEDDNWRFAIAGAALVVVLGAVFYSKRQGSNLVDAEANAEDDAQAIAVMAGDRNATLRQAIDLWVDDLGHRDHELRERLIEVKSSLPQD comes from the coding sequence GGCATGGCCTCCGACCTCTTCGAGAGCTTCGCCGTCACCCTCGTCGCCTCCATCATCCTCGGCGTCTCGGGCTTCCGGGGCATCGGGCTCGGCCCGGAGGACGCCGCCAAGGGCCTCATGTTCCCCTTGATCGTGATGGGGATCGGCCTGTTGGCCTCGATGGTCGGCATCTTCCTCGTGCGGGCGCGCCCCGGCGAGACCAGTGCGCTCAAGGCGATCAACCGGGGGATCTACATCGCCCAGGCGCTGGCCATCGTCGGGGCCGGCGTCGTCGCCTTCTTCTACGTCGGGAACCCCGACGGCGCCACGGTGTCCAACCCGGGGGCGCGGGTGTTCGGGGCGATCCTCGCCGGCGTCATCCTCGGCTTCGCGGCGTCGAAGATCACCCAGTACTTCACCTCCACGGAGACCGAGCCGGTCCAGGAGATCGCCAAGGCCGCCCGCACCGGCCCCGCCACCACGGTGCTCGAGGGCATCTCGTCGGGCCTCGAGTCGGCGGTCTGGGCGATCATCGCCATCGCCGTCGCCATCGGCACGGCCATCGCGCTCGGCGGCGGCAACATCGGCTTCGCCCTGTACCTCGTGGCGCTCACCGGCATCGGCATGCTGGCCACCACCGGCATCGTCGTGGCCGAGGACACCTTCGGACCGGTCGCCGACAACGCCGCCGGGATCGCGGAGATGTCCGGCGAGTTCGAGGGCGAGCCGGAGCGGATCATGGTGAGCCTCGACGCCGTGGGCAACACCACGAAGGCCGTGACCAAGGGCTTCGCCATCGGGTCGGCGGTCATCGCCGCCGTGGCACTGTTCGCGTCGTTCTCCGAGACGATCGCCAAGGGCACCCTCGACGCGGCCCAGGTCGCGGCCGCCGAGATCAGCGGCACACTGGCCAGCCTCGTCCAGATCAACGTGGCCGACCCCAAGACCTTCATCGGCCTGCTCATCGGCGGGTCCGTGGCCTTCCTCTTCTCGTCGCTGGCCATCCGTGCGGTGTCACGCACCGCCGGCACCGTCGTGCAGGAGGTGCGCAAGCAGTTCCGCACCAAGCCCGGGATCATGGACCGCACCGAGAAGCCCGACTACGGCGCAGTCATCGACATCTGCACCTCGGCATCGCTGCGCGAGCTGGCGACGCCGGCGCTGCTGGCCGTGCTCACACCGGTGATCATCGGGTTCGGGATCGGCTACCTCGCCCTCGGTGCGTTCCTCGCCGCGGCCATCGTGACGGGCCAGCTGATGGCGAACTTCCTGTCCAACTCCGGTGGGGCCTGGGACAACGCCAAGAAGTACATCGAGGACGGCAACCAGGGTGGCAAGGGCTCGGAGGCGCACAAGGCGGCGGTCATCGGCGACACCGTCGGCGATCCCTTCAAGGACACCGCCGGACCGGCGCTGAACCCGCTCATCAAGGTGATGAACCTGGTCTCGCTGCTGATGCTGCCGGCGATGCTCAGCCTCGAGGACGACAACTGGCGCTTCGCGATCGCCGGTGCCGCACTGGTGGTGGTGCTGGGCGCGGTCTTCTACTCGAAGCGCCAGGGCTCGAACCTGGTCGACGCCGAGGCCAACGCCGAGGACGACGCCCAGGCCATCGCCGTCATGGCCGGCGACCGCAACGCCACGCTGCGCCAGGCCATCGACCTGTGGGTCGACGACCTCGGCCACCGCGACCACGAGCTGCGCGAGCGGCTCATCGAGGTGAAGTCTTCACTCCCGCAGGACTGA
- a CDS encoding ATP-binding protein: MTLRSRIALALAVLAGLAVLAVSVAGYVATDNRLREVVDDDLGETARRLLDGDGRALTALCIPDGPRGRGPVEDLVARDVVVQCVSPSGEVVSTVGEVVLPVDPDGGDADRRRETTTVEVDGEPFRVETVSLTGGGVVQIARRYGETQEVLDGLRRQMVLIGIVVIGAGALAGWLIARRSTRPLVQLTDAAEEVAETGRLDVDLPPPGDDEPGRLARSFGAMLVALRRSRDQQQQLVQDAGHELRTPLTSLRTNVETLQRHDDLPAETRVAILRDLDSESRELAALVDELVELATDTRDDEPMTEVALDEVVREVADRAERRTGRPVPVSVEDGPIRVLGRRRELARALGNLIDNAAKFSPPGRPIEITVGPGRVVVRDHGPGVAEEDRSRIFDRFYRAADARSLPGSGLGLAIVEQAARDHGGSVSVGDAPGGGAVFTLAIPTSR, encoded by the coding sequence GTGACCCTGCGTTCGCGGATCGCGCTGGCGCTGGCTGTCCTGGCCGGTCTCGCAGTCCTGGCCGTGTCGGTGGCCGGCTACGTGGCCACCGACAACCGCCTCCGCGAGGTGGTGGACGACGATCTCGGCGAGACCGCCCGGCGGCTCCTCGACGGCGACGGGCGCGCCCTGACAGCGCTGTGCATCCCCGACGGACCTCGCGGGAGGGGCCCGGTCGAGGATCTCGTGGCGCGGGACGTCGTCGTGCAGTGCGTGAGCCCGAGCGGCGAGGTCGTGAGCACGGTCGGCGAGGTGGTGCTCCCCGTCGATCCCGACGGAGGGGACGCCGACCGACGGCGCGAGACGACCACCGTCGAGGTCGACGGCGAGCCGTTCCGGGTGGAGACCGTGTCCCTCACCGGTGGCGGGGTCGTGCAGATCGCCCGCCGTTACGGCGAGACCCAGGAGGTGCTCGACGGGCTGCGTCGCCAGATGGTCCTCATCGGGATCGTCGTCATCGGCGCCGGCGCGCTCGCCGGTTGGCTCATCGCCCGCCGCTCGACGCGACCGCTCGTGCAGCTGACCGACGCCGCCGAGGAGGTGGCCGAGACCGGTCGGCTCGACGTCGACCTCCCTCCGCCCGGTGACGACGAGCCCGGCCGGCTGGCCCGCTCCTTCGGGGCCATGCTGGTCGCGCTCCGGCGGTCACGCGACCAGCAACAGCAGCTCGTCCAGGACGCGGGCCACGAGTTGCGCACCCCGCTCACGAGCCTGCGCACCAACGTCGAGACCCTCCAGCGCCACGACGACCTCCCTGCCGAGACCCGGGTGGCGATCCTGCGCGACCTCGACAGCGAGAGCCGCGAGCTGGCGGCCCTGGTCGACGAGCTGGTCGAGCTGGCCACCGACACCCGCGACGACGAACCCATGACCGAGGTCGCGCTGGACGAGGTCGTCCGTGAGGTGGCCGACCGGGCCGAGCGGCGCACGGGCCGGCCGGTGCCGGTCTCGGTGGAGGACGGCCCGATCCGGGTGCTCGGACGGCGGCGGGAGCTGGCCCGCGCCCTCGGCAACCTGATCGACAACGCCGCCAAGTTCAGCCCACCCGGCCGTCCGATCGAGATCACCGTCGGACCCGGTCGCGTCGTCGTGCGCGATCACGGGCCGGGCGTCGCCGAGGAGGACCGCAGCCGGATCTTCGACCGCTTCTACCGCGCCGCCGACGCCCGGTCGCTCCCCGGCTCGGGGCTGGGGCTCGCCATCGTCGAGCAGGCGGCGCGGGACCACGGGGGCTCGGTGAGCGTGGGGGATGCCCCCGGGGGGGGCGCCGTCTTCACCCTCGCGATCCCGACTTCCCGATAG
- a CDS encoding SDR family NAD(P)-dependent oxidoreductase — protein sequence MDELRFDDTTVVITGAGRGLGREYALLLAARGARVVVNDLGVAITDTGEGGEAPVTNPADDVVAEIVAAGGSAVANHDTIATPEGGEAIVAAAVETFGGVDVVVNNAGQVRLHPFADFPEEHVDTVIGTQLRGTLNVSRPAWRHMQAAGGGRIVNVASGAAFNSVPGGLVYGMAKMGVVGLTRQMAGEGAAVGISANVVAPYAKTRAGTGFGPIPWSDELGEWLHPRLVAPLVAWLAHPSCPVSGECFSVGGGHVARVSLVVNDGYVDREATIESIAEHLDAVMDGPTTEVTPTASPVMAAMLGGFRGPTT from the coding sequence ATGGACGAGCTGCGATTCGACGACACGACTGTGGTCATCACCGGCGCCGGGCGGGGCCTCGGCCGCGAGTACGCCCTTCTCCTCGCCGCACGCGGCGCCCGAGTGGTGGTCAACGACCTGGGGGTGGCCATCACCGACACCGGCGAGGGAGGGGAGGCGCCGGTCACCAACCCCGCCGACGACGTCGTGGCCGAGATCGTCGCGGCCGGCGGCAGCGCGGTCGCCAACCACGACACCATCGCCACCCCGGAGGGCGGCGAGGCCATCGTGGCCGCCGCCGTCGAGACCTTCGGCGGGGTCGACGTCGTCGTGAACAACGCCGGCCAGGTGCGCCTCCACCCCTTCGCCGACTTCCCCGAGGAGCACGTCGACACCGTGATCGGCACCCAGCTCCGCGGCACGCTCAACGTCAGCCGGCCCGCCTGGCGCCACATGCAGGCCGCCGGGGGCGGTCGGATCGTCAACGTCGCGTCCGGGGCGGCGTTCAATTCCGTGCCCGGCGGGCTGGTCTACGGGATGGCCAAGATGGGCGTCGTGGGCCTCACCCGCCAGATGGCCGGCGAGGGCGCCGCGGTCGGCATCTCCGCCAACGTCGTCGCCCCGTACGCGAAGACGCGCGCCGGCACGGGCTTCGGTCCGATCCCGTGGAGCGACGAGCTGGGCGAGTGGCTGCACCCCCGCCTCGTGGCCCCGCTCGTCGCCTGGCTGGCCCACCCGTCGTGTCCCGTCAGCGGCGAATGCTTCAGCGTCGGGGGCGGGCACGTCGCCCGGGTGTCGCTCGTCGTCAACGACGGCTACGTCGACCGGGAGGCCACCATCGAGTCGATCGCCGAGCACCTCGACGCCGTGATGGACGGCCCGACCACCGAGGTGACCCCCACCGCGTCGCCGGTGATGGCGGCCATGCTCGGCGGCTTCCGCGGCCCCACGACGTGA
- a CDS encoding nuclear transport factor 2 family protein has product MSDDHDYEALTREFMKTWAQGDTAAVVAWFTEDATYHNIPVDPLVGHEAIAGMVDMFTTGLTVVEFRILEMLSRGSTVVTERVDVFRKDDGGLVELPVMGILEWRGDKLADWREYFDLNQFMSQAADAMG; this is encoded by the coding sequence ATGAGCGACGACCACGACTACGAGGCGCTGACCCGCGAGTTCATGAAGACCTGGGCGCAGGGCGACACCGCGGCGGTGGTGGCGTGGTTCACCGAGGACGCCACCTACCACAACATCCCGGTCGACCCGCTCGTCGGCCACGAGGCCATCGCCGGGATGGTCGACATGTTCACCACCGGCCTCACCGTGGTGGAGTTCCGGATCCTCGAGATGCTCTCACGGGGCTCGACGGTCGTCACCGAGCGCGTCGACGTGTTCCGCAAGGACGACGGCGGGCTGGTGGAGCTGCCGGTGATGGGGATCCTCGAGTGGCGCGGCGACAAGCTGGCCGACTGGCGCGAGTACTTCGACCTCAACCAGTTCATGTCCCAGGCCGCCGACGCGATGGGCTGA
- a CDS encoding response regulator transcription factor, with the protein MGPHLVIAEDDRAVRESLTRVLELEGYRVTAVPDGAAALEAAGADDVDLLLLDLGLPHLDGLTVCRRLRSAGSRLPILVLTARTEVSDRVSGLDAGADDYLPKPFSLDELLARLRALLRRTLSPEQESREVRAADVVVDEAARRAWRGGRELELTKTEFDLLLLLVENVDVVLTHSVIYDRIWGYDFGPDSKALAVYIGYLRRKTEEDGEARLIQTVRGVGYTLRSS; encoded by the coding sequence ATGGGTCCGCATCTCGTGATCGCCGAGGACGACCGTGCGGTGCGCGAGTCGCTCACGAGGGTGCTCGAGCTCGAGGGCTACCGGGTCACCGCGGTGCCCGACGGCGCGGCGGCTCTCGAGGCCGCCGGGGCGGACGACGTCGACCTGTTGCTCCTCGACCTCGGCCTGCCCCACCTCGACGGCCTCACGGTCTGCCGCCGCCTCCGGTCGGCGGGGTCACGGTTGCCGATCCTGGTCCTCACCGCCCGCACCGAGGTGTCCGACCGGGTCTCGGGGCTCGACGCCGGCGCCGACGACTACCTGCCCAAGCCGTTCTCCCTCGACGAGCTCCTGGCCCGGCTGCGGGCCCTGCTGCGCCGCACCCTGTCGCCCGAGCAGGAGAGCCGGGAGGTGCGCGCCGCCGACGTCGTCGTGGACGAGGCCGCCCGCCGCGCGTGGCGCGGCGGTCGCGAGCTCGAGCTCACCAAGACCGAGTTCGATCTGCTCCTGCTCCTCGTCGAGAACGTCGACGTCGTCCTCACCCACTCCGTCATCTACGACCGGATCTGGGGCTACGACTTCGGCCCCGACTCCAAGGCCCTCGCCGTCTACATCGGGTACCTCCGGCGCAAGACCGAGGAGGACGGCGAGGCCCGCCTCATCCAGACCGTCCGCGGCGTGGGGTACACGCTGCGCTCGTCGTGA
- a CDS encoding FKBP-type peptidyl-prolyl cis-trans isomerase, whose translation MPSISPRPRRRRLVLAGSTLALTALLLGACSDDGESSSTTTDQATTTTIVNTSSLADVEISTDVAVAPTVTFDPSFALADTTTVDTEVVVPGEGATVEDGQRLSLDYVVISGIDGAELESTWGQGPETVPLDATLQEGIKSALVGQQVGARIAAASYAQGQWVIFVFDIRDTVTVPTSASGTDVAPVEGLPTVALVEGVPTVTLPGTPPPAELVVQPLIVGNGPAVESGQTVTVQYVGVKWSDGSIFDSSWDRGAPADFAVGTGNVIAGFEEGLIGQPVGSRVMLIIPPDKGYGEQGNPQAGISGTETLVFVIDILAAS comes from the coding sequence GTGCCTTCCATCTCCCCCCGTCCCCGTCGCCGGCGCCTCGTGCTCGCCGGATCGACGCTCGCCCTCACCGCGCTGCTGCTCGGCGCCTGCTCCGACGACGGCGAGTCCTCGTCGACGACCACCGACCAGGCCACGACGACCACGATCGTGAACACCTCGTCACTGGCCGACGTCGAGATCTCGACCGACGTCGCCGTGGCGCCCACGGTCACGTTCGACCCGTCCTTCGCGCTGGCCGACACCACCACCGTGGACACCGAGGTCGTCGTCCCCGGCGAGGGCGCCACCGTGGAGGACGGCCAGCGGCTGAGCCTCGACTACGTGGTGATCAGCGGCATCGACGGGGCGGAGCTCGAGTCGACCTGGGGCCAGGGACCCGAGACGGTGCCCCTCGACGCGACGCTGCAGGAGGGCATCAAGAGCGCGCTCGTCGGCCAGCAGGTCGGCGCCCGCATCGCCGCCGCGTCCTACGCACAGGGGCAGTGGGTGATCTTCGTGTTCGACATCCGCGACACGGTCACCGTGCCCACCAGCGCCTCGGGCACCGACGTGGCCCCGGTCGAGGGCCTCCCCACCGTCGCCCTCGTGGAGGGCGTCCCGACCGTCACCCTCCCCGGCACCCCGCCGCCCGCCGAGCTCGTGGTCCAGCCCCTCATCGTCGGCAACGGACCGGCGGTCGAGTCGGGACAGACCGTCACCGTGCAGTACGTCGGCGTGAAGTGGTCGGACGGCTCGATCTTCGACTCGTCGTGGGACCGCGGCGCCCCCGCCGACTTCGCCGTCGGGACCGGCAACGTGATCGCCGGGTTCGAGGAGGGTCTGATCGGCCAGCCCGTCGGCTCCCGGGTGATGCTGATCATCCCGCCCGACAAGGGCTACGGCGAGCAGGGCAACCCGCAAGCCGGCATCTCCGGCACGGAGACCCTGGTCTTCGTGATCGACATCCTCGCCGCCTCGTAG